A genomic segment from Pseudomonas sp. S09G 359 encodes:
- a CDS encoding carboxyl transferase domain-containing protein, with the protein MATLHTLLNPRSAEFAANSAAMRQQVDALHSLLAHVQQGGGAKAQERHTSRGKLLPRERINRLLDPGSPFLELSQLAAHQVYGEDVPAAGVIAGIGRVEGVECMIVANDATVKGGSYYPLTVKKHLRAQTIAEQNRLPCIYLVDSGGANLPRQDEVFPDREHFGRIFFNQANMSAQGIPQIAVVMGSCTAGGAYVPAMADEAIMVRQQATIFLAGPPLVKAATGEVVSAEDLGGADVHCKVSGVADHYADNDEHALALARRSVANLNWRKQGDLLQRTPVAPLYSSEELYGVIPADAKQPFDVREVIARLVDGSVFDEFKALFGTTLVCGFAHLHGYPIAILANNGILFAEAAQKGAHFIELACQRGIPLLFLQNITGFMVGQKYEAGGIAKHGAKLVTAVACAKVPKFTVIIGGSFGAGNYGMCGRAYDPRFLWMWPNARIGVMGAEQAAGVLVQVKREQAERAGNGFSAEEEAAIKQPILDQYETQGHPYYSSARLWDDGVIDPLQTRDVLALALSAALNAPIEPSRFGVFRM; encoded by the coding sequence ATGGCCACCCTGCACACCCTGCTCAACCCACGCTCGGCGGAATTTGCCGCCAACAGCGCGGCGATGCGCCAACAGGTCGACGCCCTGCACAGCCTGCTCGCGCACGTGCAACAAGGCGGCGGCGCCAAGGCCCAGGAGCGCCACACCTCACGTGGCAAACTGCTGCCGCGCGAGCGCATCAATCGCCTGCTCGATCCGGGCTCACCCTTCCTGGAACTCAGCCAACTGGCCGCCCATCAGGTGTATGGCGAAGACGTACCCGCCGCCGGGGTGATTGCCGGGATTGGCCGGGTGGAAGGCGTGGAATGCATGATCGTCGCCAACGATGCCACGGTGAAAGGTGGCTCCTACTATCCGCTCACCGTTAAAAAACACCTGCGCGCCCAGACCATCGCCGAGCAGAACCGCCTGCCGTGCATCTACCTGGTGGACTCCGGCGGCGCCAACCTGCCGCGTCAGGACGAAGTGTTCCCCGACCGCGAGCACTTCGGGCGGATCTTCTTCAACCAGGCCAACATGAGTGCCCAGGGCATCCCGCAGATCGCGGTGGTGATGGGCTCGTGCACCGCCGGTGGCGCCTATGTGCCGGCCATGGCTGACGAAGCGATCATGGTGCGCCAGCAAGCGACTATTTTCCTCGCCGGGCCGCCGCTGGTGAAGGCCGCTACCGGCGAGGTGGTGAGCGCCGAAGACCTCGGCGGCGCCGACGTGCACTGCAAGGTTTCCGGCGTGGCCGACCACTATGCCGACAACGACGAACACGCCCTGGCCCTGGCCCGGCGCAGTGTGGCCAACCTCAACTGGCGCAAACAGGGCGACTTGCTGCAACGCACGCCCGTAGCGCCGCTGTACAGCAGCGAAGAGCTTTACGGGGTAATCCCCGCCGATGCCAAGCAGCCGTTCGATGTGCGCGAAGTGATCGCGCGGCTGGTGGACGGCTCGGTGTTCGATGAGTTCAAGGCGCTGTTCGGCACCACTTTGGTGTGTGGGTTTGCGCACCTGCACGGCTACCCGATTGCGATTCTGGCCAACAACGGGATTCTGTTCGCCGAAGCCGCACAAAAAGGCGCGCACTTTATCGAACTGGCCTGCCAGCGCGGGATTCCCCTGCTGTTCCTGCAGAACATCACCGGGTTTATGGTCGGGCAAAAGTACGAGGCTGGCGGCATCGCCAAGCATGGCGCGAAGCTGGTCACGGCAGTGGCCTGCGCCAAGGTGCCGAAATTCACCGTGATCATCGGCGGCAGCTTTGGCGCCGGTAACTACGGCATGTGCGGCCGCGCCTACGACCCACGTTTCCTGTGGATGTGGCCCAACGCCCGCATCGGCGTGATGGGTGCCGAACAGGCCGCGGGCGTGCTGGTGCAGGTCAAGCGCGAGCAGGCCGAACGTGCCGGCAATGGCTTCAGCGCCGAGGAGGAAGCCGCGATCAAGCAGCCCATCCTCGACCAGTATGAAACCCAGGGCCACCCCTACTATTCCAGCGCGCGCCTGTGGGATGACGGCGTGATCGACCCGCTGCAAACCCGCGACGTGCTGGCCCTGGCCTTGTCGGCTGCGCTGAACGCGCCCATCGAGCCGAGCCGCTTCGGCGTGTTCCGCATGTAA
- the xthA gene encoding exodeoxyribonuclease III: protein MKIVSFNINGLRARPHQLAALIEKHQPDVIGLQETKVHDDQFPLAEVQALGYHVYYHGQKGHYGVALLSRKEALSVHKGFASDEEDAQRRFIWGTFADEHGNPVTIMNGYFPQGESRDHPTKFPAKKRFYEDLQQLLESQFSNDQALVVMGDVNISPQDCDIGIGADNAKRWLKTGKCSFLPEEREWMERLKNWGLVDSFRHLNPDVADRFSWFDYRSRGFEDEPKRGLRIDVIMASNGLLSRVKDAGVDYDLRGLEKPSDHAPIWLELS from the coding sequence ATGAAAATCGTGTCTTTCAATATCAACGGGCTGCGCGCCCGCCCTCATCAGTTGGCGGCGCTGATCGAAAAGCATCAACCCGACGTGATCGGCCTGCAGGAAACCAAGGTTCACGATGACCAGTTCCCCCTGGCCGAAGTACAGGCCTTGGGCTATCACGTTTATTACCACGGGCAAAAAGGCCATTACGGCGTGGCCCTGCTCTCGCGCAAGGAAGCCTTGAGTGTGCACAAGGGCTTTGCCAGCGATGAAGAAGATGCCCAGCGCCGTTTTATCTGGGGCACCTTCGCCGATGAACACGGCAACCCGGTCACCATCATGAATGGCTACTTCCCCCAGGGCGAAAGCCGTGACCACCCGACCAAGTTCCCGGCCAAGAAACGTTTCTACGAAGACCTGCAGCAACTGCTGGAAAGCCAGTTCAGCAATGACCAGGCCCTGGTGGTGATGGGCGACGTGAATATTTCCCCGCAGGACTGCGATATCGGCATCGGCGCCGACAACGCCAAACGCTGGCTGAAAACCGGCAAGTGCAGCTTCCTGCCCGAAGAGCGTGAGTGGATGGAACGCCTCAAGAACTGGGGCCTGGTGGACAGCTTCCGGCACCTGAACCCGGATGTGGCCGACCGTTTCAGCTGGTTCGACTACCGCAGCCGTGGCTTTGAAGATGAGCCCAAGCGCGGCCTGCGGATTGACGTGATCATGGCCTCCAATGGCCTGTTGTCGCGGGTCAAGGATGCCGGCGTGGATTACGATTTGCGCGGTTTGGAGAAGCCCTCGGACCATGCGCCGATCTGGCTTGAACTGAGCTGA
- a CDS encoding isovaleryl-CoA dehydrogenase — protein MSYPSLNFALGETIDMLRDQVQSFVAKEIAPRAAQIDSDNLFPADLWRKFGDMGLLGITVAEEYGGAGLGYLAHVVAMEEISRGSASVALSYGAHSNLCVNQINRNGNHEQKLKYLPKLISGEHVGALAMSEPNAGSDVVSMKLRADKRGDCYVLNGSKTWITNGPDANTYVIYAKTDVEKGAHGITAFIVERDWKGFSRSSKFDKLGMRGSNTCELFFDDVEVPEENILGVLNGGVKVLMSGLDYERVVLSGGPTGIMQACMDLIVPYIHDRKQFGQSIGEFQLIQGKVADMYTQLNASRAYLYAVAQACERGETTRKDAAGVILYSAERATQMALDAIQILGGNGYINEFPAGRLLRDAKLYEIGAGTSEIRRMLIGRELFNETR, from the coding sequence ATGAGTTACCCGTCCCTGAACTTCGCCCTCGGTGAAACCATCGACATGCTGCGCGACCAGGTGCAGTCCTTCGTGGCCAAGGAGATCGCGCCCCGCGCGGCCCAGATCGACAGCGACAACCTGTTCCCCGCCGACCTGTGGCGCAAGTTCGGTGACATGGGCCTGTTGGGCATCACCGTGGCGGAAGAATATGGCGGCGCCGGCCTGGGCTACCTGGCGCACGTGGTGGCCATGGAAGAAATCAGCCGCGGCTCGGCCTCGGTGGCGCTGTCCTACGGCGCCCATTCCAACCTGTGCGTGAACCAGATCAACCGCAACGGCAACCACGAGCAGAAGCTCAAGTACCTGCCCAAACTCATCAGCGGCGAACACGTCGGCGCTCTCGCCATGAGCGAGCCGAACGCCGGCTCCGACGTGGTCTCAATGAAGCTGCGCGCCGACAAACGCGGCGACTGCTACGTGCTCAACGGCAGCAAAACCTGGATCACCAACGGCCCCGACGCCAACACCTACGTGATCTACGCCAAGACCGACGTGGAAAAAGGCGCCCACGGCATCACCGCGTTCATCGTCGAGCGCGACTGGAAAGGCTTCAGCCGCAGCAGCAAGTTCGACAAGCTGGGCATGCGCGGCTCCAACACCTGCGAGCTGTTTTTCGATGACGTGGAAGTGCCCGAGGAAAATATCCTCGGCGTGCTCAACGGCGGCGTCAAAGTGCTGATGAGCGGCCTCGACTACGAACGCGTGGTGCTTTCCGGCGGCCCTACCGGGATCATGCAAGCCTGCATGGACCTGATCGTGCCCTACATCCACGACCGCAAGCAGTTCGGCCAGAGCATCGGCGAATTCCAGCTGATCCAGGGCAAGGTCGCCGACATGTACACACAGCTCAACGCCAGCCGCGCCTACCTCTATGCGGTGGCCCAGGCCTGCGAGCGTGGCGAGACCACGCGCAAGGACGCCGCCGGGGTGATCCTCTACAGCGCCGAACGCGCCACCCAAATGGCCCTGGACGCGATCCAGATTCTCGGCGGCAACGGCTATATCAATGAATTCCCCGCCGGGCGCCTGCTGCGTGACGCCAAGCTGTACGAAATCGGCGCCGGCACCAGTGAGATTCGCCGGATGCTGATCGGTCGCGAACTCTTCAACGAAACCCGCTGA
- a CDS encoding hydroxymethylglutaryl-CoA lyase, with translation MSLASKPLPTHVRLVEVGPRDGLQNEAHPISVADKVQLVDALSAAGLSYIEVGSFVSPKWVPQMAGSAEVFAQIRRKSGVTYGALAPNLRGFEDALAAGVKEVAVFAAASEAFSQRNINCSISESLERFAPLMAAARQHGISVRGYVSCVLGCPYEGEIAPAQVAAVARELYAMGCYEVSLGDTIGTGTAGATRRLFEVVGAQVPRDKLAGHFHDTYGQAIANIYASLLEGISVFDSSIAGLGGCPYAKGASGNVATEDVVYLLNGLGINTGIDLDALIRAGQHISHVLGRPTGSRVAKARNAG, from the coding sequence ATGTCTCTTGCCTCCAAGCCACTCCCCACACACGTACGCTTGGTGGAAGTCGGCCCGCGCGACGGTTTGCAGAACGAAGCCCACCCCATCAGCGTGGCCGACAAGGTGCAACTGGTGGACGCCCTCAGCGCAGCGGGCTTGAGCTATATCGAAGTCGGCAGTTTTGTCTCGCCCAAGTGGGTACCGCAGATGGCCGGTTCGGCCGAGGTGTTTGCGCAGATCAGGCGCAAATCCGGCGTGACTTACGGCGCCCTGGCACCGAACCTGCGCGGGTTTGAAGACGCGCTGGCGGCGGGAGTGAAGGAAGTCGCGGTGTTTGCGGCGGCGTCCGAGGCGTTTTCGCAGCGCAATATCAACTGCTCCATCAGCGAAAGCCTGGAACGCTTCGCGCCGCTCATGGCCGCGGCCCGACAGCACGGCATCAGCGTGCGCGGTTATGTGTCGTGTGTGCTGGGTTGCCCTTACGAAGGTGAGATCGCCCCGGCACAGGTCGCAGCCGTTGCCCGCGAGTTGTATGCCATGGGCTGCTATGAAGTGTCCCTGGGCGACACCATCGGCACCGGCACGGCGGGCGCTACGCGGCGACTGTTTGAGGTGGTTGGCGCGCAAGTGCCACGGGATAAGCTGGCGGGGCACTTCCACGACACCTACGGCCAGGCGATTGCGAATATCTATGCCAGCCTGCTCGAGGGTATCAGTGTGTTCGACAGCTCTATCGCGGGCCTCGGCGGCTGCCCTTATGCCAAGGGCGCCAGCGGTAACGTCGCCACCGAGGATGTGGTGTACCTGCTCAATGGCCTGGGGATCAACACCGGTATCGACTTGGACGCCTTGATACGCGCCGGCCAACACATCAGCCACGTCCTGGGCCGCCCCACAGGCTCACGCGTGGCCAAGGCGCGTAACGCCGGTTGA
- a CDS encoding AMP-binding protein: MDQPNQSYSRGAQDKPLLATTIGHAFDNTVALYPDGEALVVRHQQRRYTWRQLAEAVDLHARAFLALGMQTGDRLGIWAPNCAEWCISQVASAKIGVILVNINPAYRSSELEYVLKQSGCQWLVCAGSFKTSDYHAMLQELQPDLRGMISLDPSPPTGFLPWAQLAALGAGVPAEQLHSRQASLHFDQAVNIQYTSGTTGFPKGATLSHHNILNNGYMVGESLGLTAQDRLVIPVPLYHCFGMVMGNLGCITHGTTMIYPNDGFDALLTLATVAEERATGLYGVPTMFIAMLDHPRRGEFELATLRTGIMAGATCPIEVMRRVISEMHMGEVQIAYGMTETSPVSLQTGADDDLERRVTTVGRTQPQLENKIIDVDGNTLARGEIGELCTRGYSVMLGYWNNPEGTREAIDDAGWMHTGDLASMDEHGYVSIAGRNKDMIIRGGENVYPRELEEFFFTHPAVADVQIIGIPDARYGEEIVAWVKFHPGHVANALELQTWCKGRIAHFKTPKHFKFVDEFPMTVTGKIQKFRMREISIEELRTHSN; the protein is encoded by the coding sequence ATGGATCAACCGAATCAGAGCTACAGCCGTGGCGCTCAGGACAAGCCTTTGCTGGCCACGACCATTGGCCACGCTTTCGACAACACGGTTGCGCTATACCCGGACGGCGAAGCCCTGGTGGTGCGCCACCAGCAGCGGCGCTATACCTGGCGGCAACTGGCCGAGGCGGTTGATCTGCACGCCCGGGCGTTCCTGGCCCTGGGCATGCAAACCGGCGACCGCTTGGGGATCTGGGCACCCAACTGCGCCGAGTGGTGCATCAGCCAGGTCGCCAGCGCCAAGATTGGCGTGATCCTGGTCAATATCAACCCGGCGTATCGCAGCAGTGAGCTGGAGTATGTGCTCAAGCAATCCGGCTGCCAGTGGCTGGTGTGCGCCGGGTCGTTCAAGACCTCGGATTACCACGCCATGTTGCAGGAGCTGCAACCCGACCTGCGCGGCATGATCAGCCTCGACCCCAGCCCGCCCACGGGATTCCTGCCCTGGGCGCAGCTGGCGGCGCTCGGCGCAGGCGTCCCGGCCGAGCAATTGCACAGCCGTCAGGCCAGCCTGCATTTCGATCAAGCCGTGAACATCCAGTACACCTCCGGCACCACCGGCTTCCCCAAGGGTGCCACCCTCAGCCACCACAACATTCTCAATAACGGTTACATGGTCGGCGAAAGCCTGGGCCTGACCGCGCAGGACCGCCTGGTGATCCCGGTGCCGCTCTATCACTGCTTCGGCATGGTGATGGGCAACCTGGGCTGCATCACCCATGGCACCACCATGATCTACCCGAATGACGGTTTCGACGCGCTGCTGACCCTCGCCACCGTCGCCGAAGAGCGCGCCACCGGCCTGTATGGCGTGCCCACCATGTTTATCGCCATGCTCGATCACCCACGCCGAGGCGAGTTCGAACTGGCCACCTTGCGCACCGGTATCATGGCCGGCGCCACGTGCCCTATCGAGGTGATGCGCCGGGTCATCAGCGAGATGCACATGGGCGAGGTGCAGATCGCCTACGGCATGACCGAAACCAGCCCGGTGTCCTTGCAAACCGGCGCCGATGACGACCTGGAACGCCGGGTAACTACCGTCGGCCGCACCCAGCCGCAGCTGGAAAACAAAATCATCGACGTCGATGGCAATACGCTTGCGCGCGGTGAAATTGGCGAGTTGTGCACCCGAGGCTACAGCGTGATGCTCGGCTACTGGAACAACCCCGAAGGCACCCGCGAGGCCATCGACGACGCAGGCTGGATGCACACCGGCGACCTGGCGAGCATGGATGAACACGGCTACGTGAGCATCGCCGGGCGCAACAAGGACATGATCATTCGCGGTGGCGAAAACGTGTACCCGCGCGAGCTGGAGGAATTTTTCTTCACCCACCCGGCGGTGGCCGATGTGCAGATCATCGGCATCCCGGATGCGCGTTACGGTGAAGAGATCGTCGCCTGGGTCAAGTTCCACCCCGGCCATGTGGCCAACGCGCTGGAACTGCAAACCTGGTGCAAGGGCCGCATTGCACATTTCAAGACACCCAAGCACTTCAAATTCGTCGACGAGTTTCCAATGACGGTGACGGGCAAGATCCAAAAATTCCGCATGCGCGAGATATCTATCGAGGAGCTGCGAACGCATTCCAACTAA
- a CDS encoding substrate-binding domain-containing protein, whose protein sequence is MMLRVLFLCCVIALPAVAAPLPVPDQGPALRIQGSNTIGAALGPALVKGLMEQQGLQAVHSEPAAGANEQHVVGKTRQGKTVTIEVAAHGSSTGFTALKKASADLAASSRPIKDTELVDLEPLGDLKSPEAEQVIAIDGLAIILNPQNPLNTLNTEQLAQIFNGDVSTWEALGGIGGAIHLYARDDQSGTYDTFKELVLRLRGKPLAASAKRFESSEELSDAVSQDPQGIGFIGLPYVRQAKAVAIVDGDSQPMLPLNSLIATEDYPLSRRLFFYLPPSAHNPWAKALVDFTQSSKGQAIVAANGFIAQQVQAIAVQPRPSMPDDYQAIARDAQRLTVNFRFEEGSASLDNKARQDLQRVVAYLKNHDKLDKQVTLVGFGDAKDDPQRAALLSKLRAMAVRRELVKNSVVLRDIRGFGAQMPVATNAADEGRIKNRRVEVWVY, encoded by the coding sequence ATGATGCTGCGCGTTCTATTCCTGTGTTGCGTGATCGCCCTCCCCGCTGTGGCCGCCCCCCTGCCCGTTCCCGATCAAGGTCCTGCATTGCGCATCCAGGGCTCCAATACCATCGGCGCGGCACTCGGGCCAGCGTTGGTCAAGGGACTGATGGAGCAACAGGGGCTACAGGCCGTGCACAGTGAGCCGGCCGCAGGGGCCAACGAACAACACGTGGTCGGCAAAACACGACAAGGCAAAACGGTGACTATCGAGGTGGCCGCCCATGGTTCCAGCACCGGTTTTACCGCGCTGAAAAAAGCCAGCGCCGATCTCGCCGCGTCTTCCCGCCCGATCAAGGACACTGAACTGGTCGACCTCGAGCCCCTCGGCGACCTGAAAAGCCCCGAGGCCGAGCAGGTGATCGCCATCGACGGCCTGGCAATCATCCTCAACCCACAAAACCCGTTGAATACGTTGAACACCGAACAACTGGCGCAGATCTTCAATGGCGACGTCAGCACCTGGGAGGCACTCGGTGGCATCGGCGGGGCCATCCATTTGTATGCCCGGGATGATCAATCCGGCACCTACGACACCTTCAAGGAACTGGTGCTGCGCCTGCGCGGCAAGCCGCTTGCTGCGTCCGCCAAGCGTTTCGAATCCAGCGAGGAGCTGTCCGACGCCGTGAGCCAGGACCCCCAGGGCATCGGCTTTATCGGCCTGCCGTATGTCCGCCAGGCCAAGGCGGTGGCGATTGTCGATGGCGACTCGCAACCGATGCTACCGCTCAACAGCCTGATTGCCACCGAGGATTACCCGCTGTCGCGCCGACTGTTTTTTTACCTGCCGCCGTCGGCACACAATCCATGGGCCAAGGCGCTGGTGGACTTTACCCAGAGCAGCAAGGGCCAGGCGATTGTCGCCGCCAACGGCTTTATCGCCCAGCAGGTGCAGGCAATCGCGGTACAGCCACGCCCGTCGATGCCTGATGACTACCAAGCCATCGCCCGTGACGCCCAGCGCCTGACGGTAAATTTTCGTTTCGAAGAAGGCAGCGCCAGCCTCGACAACAAGGCCCGCCAGGATCTGCAGCGGGTGGTGGCGTACCTGAAAAACCACGACAAGCTGGATAAGCAGGTGACGCTGGTGGGGTTTGGCGACGCCAAGGACGACCCGCAACGGGCGGCGCTGCTGTCGAAGCTGAGGGCGATGGCGGTGCGCCGGGAGTTGGTCAAGAACAGCGTGGTGCTGAGGGATATTCGTGGGTTCGGCGCGCAGATGCCGGTGGCGACGAATGCCGCGGATGAGGGCAGGATCAAGAATCGGCGGGTGGAGGTTTGGGTGTATTGA
- a CDS encoding N-acetyltransferase produces MPETSTAVAEIRLLNSGYSREARSLLYQAYRHEPTFAYIFEAERAGYEQRVRATVRELVKQHFFQKLPAIGLFVNDRLIGIALIAPPQRRLGITESWAWQLRMWLSTGVRGTRRYLDYHHAVLACLPSESVHVLPLLGIHPQFQGKHYGEQLLEAVHNWCAEDPHSSGVVLDTGNSRYLEFYKRQGYEEIGEVAVGPILEHVFFHPNPQVLHAVTT; encoded by the coding sequence ATGCCTGAAACTTCGACTGCCGTGGCCGAAATCCGCCTGCTTAACAGCGGCTATTCCCGCGAAGCCCGTTCCTTGTTGTACCAGGCCTATCGGCATGAGCCGACGTTCGCCTACATCTTCGAAGCGGAGCGTGCGGGGTATGAGCAACGGGTGCGGGCCACCGTGCGCGAATTGGTCAAACAGCACTTTTTCCAGAAGCTGCCTGCCATCGGTTTGTTCGTGAATGACCGGCTGATCGGCATCGCGCTGATCGCGCCACCGCAACGGCGCCTGGGGATTACCGAAAGTTGGGCCTGGCAACTGCGCATGTGGCTGAGCACCGGTGTGCGCGGTACGCGGCGTTATCTGGATTACCACCACGCGGTGCTGGCCTGCCTGCCGAGCGAGTCGGTGCACGTGTTGCCACTGCTGGGTATTCACCCGCAGTTCCAGGGCAAGCACTACGGGGAACAGTTGCTGGAGGCGGTGCATAACTGGTGCGCCGAAGACCCGCATTCGTCCGGTGTGGTGCTGGATACGGGTAACTCACGTTACCTGGAATTTTATAAGCGCCAGGGTTATGAGGAGATCGGTGAGGTTGCGGTAGGACCTATTTTGGAACATGTTTTTTTCCATCCCAATCCACAGGTCTTACATGCAGTAACGACTTAA
- a CDS encoding MerR family DNA-binding transcriptional regulator has translation MSTTYSISDLARELDITTRAIRFYEEQGLLAPERRGQERIYSARDKVSLKLILRGKRIGFSLAECRELIELYDPSSGNHIQLNSMLAKIAERREQLEQQLLDIEQMKLELDTAEERCTQALAETMGQVGH, from the coding sequence ATGAGCACCACCTACAGCATTTCCGACCTCGCCCGCGAGCTGGACATCACCACCCGCGCCATTCGCTTCTATGAAGAACAAGGCCTGCTGGCCCCCGAACGCCGGGGCCAGGAGCGCATTTACTCGGCCCGCGACAAGGTCAGCCTCAAGCTGATCCTGCGCGGCAAGCGCATCGGCTTCTCCCTGGCCGAATGCCGTGAACTCATCGAACTCTACGACCCCAGCAGCGGCAACCACATCCAGCTCAACAGCATGCTCGCCAAGATCGCCGAGCGCCGCGAGCAGTTGGAGCAGCAATTGCTGGATATCGAACAGATGAAGCTGGAACTGGACACCGCCGAAGAGCGCTGCACCCAGGCCCTGGCCGAAACCATGGGCCAGGTTGGCCACTAA
- a CDS encoding acyl-CoA dehydrogenase → MDFAYSPKVQELRERVTAFMDAYVYPAEPVFERQVSEGDRWQPTAIMEELKAKAKAEGLWNLFLPESELGAGLTNLEYAPLAEIMGRSLLGPEPFNCSAPDTGNMEVLVRYANEEQKQRWLEPLLRGEIRSAFAMTEPDVASSDATNMAARAERQGDEWVINGKKWWTSGACDPRCKILIFMGLSNPDAPRHQQHSMILVPVDTPGVKIVRPLPVFGYDDAPHGHAEVLFDNVRVPYENVLLGEGRGFEIAQGRLGPGRIHHCMRSIGMAERALELMCKRSVSRTAFGKPLARLGGNIDKIADSRMEIDMARLLTLKAAYMMDTVGNKVAKSEIAQIKVVAPNVALKVIDRAIQIHGGAGVSNDFPLAYMYAMQRTLRLADGPDEVHRAAIGKFEIGKYVPKELMRGGQ, encoded by the coding sequence ATGGATTTCGCCTATTCGCCCAAGGTTCAGGAACTGCGTGAACGCGTCACTGCGTTCATGGATGCTTACGTTTACCCGGCCGAGCCGGTGTTCGAACGCCAGGTCAGCGAAGGCGACCGCTGGCAGCCCACCGCCATCATGGAAGAGTTGAAGGCCAAGGCTAAGGCCGAAGGCCTGTGGAACCTGTTCCTGCCGGAATCCGAGCTGGGTGCCGGCCTGACCAACCTTGAGTACGCGCCGCTGGCCGAAATCATGGGCCGCTCGCTGTTGGGCCCGGAGCCGTTCAACTGCTCCGCCCCCGACACTGGCAACATGGAAGTGCTGGTGCGCTACGCCAACGAAGAGCAGAAACAGCGCTGGCTGGAACCGCTGCTGCGCGGCGAGATCCGTTCGGCGTTCGCCATGACCGAACCCGACGTGGCGTCCTCCGACGCCACCAACATGGCCGCCCGCGCCGAACGCCAGGGCGACGAGTGGGTGATCAACGGCAAGAAATGGTGGACCTCCGGCGCCTGCGACCCGCGCTGCAAGATCCTGATCTTCATGGGCCTGAGCAACCCGGATGCGCCGCGCCACCAGCAGCACTCGATGATCCTGGTGCCGGTGGACACGCCCGGGGTAAAAATCGTGCGCCCGCTGCCGGTGTTCGGCTACGACGACGCGCCCCACGGCCACGCCGAAGTGCTGTTCGACAACGTACGTGTGCCGTATGAAAACGTACTGCTTGGTGAGGGTCGCGGTTTCGAGATTGCCCAGGGTCGCCTTGGCCCAGGCCGTATCCACCACTGCATGCGCTCCATCGGCATGGCCGAGCGTGCGCTGGAACTGATGTGCAAACGCTCCGTCAGCCGTACCGCGTTCGGTAAACCCTTGGCACGTTTGGGCGGCAATATCGACAAGATCGCCGATTCACGCATGGAAATCGACATGGCTCGCCTGCTGACCTTGAAGGCGGCGTACATGATGGACACCGTGGGTAACAAAGTGGCGAAAAGCGAAATCGCCCAGATCAAGGTAGTGGCGCCGAACGTGGCACTGAAGGTGATCGACCGCGCGATCCAGATTCACGGCGGCGCGGGGGTTTCCAACGACTTCCCGCTGGCCTACATGTACGCCATGCAACGCACCCTGCGCCTGGCCGATGGCCCGGACGAAGTGCACCGCGCGGCGATCGGCAAGTTTGAGATTGGCAAGTATGTGCCTAAAGAGTTGATGCGCGGCGGGCAGTGA
- a CDS encoding LysR family transcriptional regulator, giving the protein MNLSKVDLNLFIVFDAIYTEANLTRAGQIVGITQPAVSNALARLRETFNDPLFVRTAQGMVPTPMAQNIIGPVRNALSLLRVSVQESRIFNPQQAAKTYRISMTDLTEAVILPLLFQRLRRLAPTVVIESFLSKRRETTKELAAGRLDFAVDAPLNTDPQVRHVKLMEDRYVCAMRKGHPMAAKDKLSLDDYLSLTHIHISSRRNGLGHVDLALGKMGIQRKIALRSQHYLMASQVLQQTDMVMTVPERFARRHELHWFVLPVNDVPPVETHLYWHESTDQDPANRWMREQMIELCQQVTAHEKKLDGKQA; this is encoded by the coding sequence ATGAATCTGAGCAAGGTCGACCTCAACCTCTTTATCGTCTTTGACGCGATCTACACCGAAGCCAACCTGACCCGCGCCGGGCAGATTGTCGGCATCACTCAGCCGGCGGTATCCAACGCCCTGGCACGCTTGCGCGAGACCTTCAACGACCCGCTGTTCGTACGTACCGCCCAAGGCATGGTGCCCACGCCGATGGCACAGAACATCATCGGCCCGGTGCGCAATGCGCTGTCGTTGCTGCGTGTGTCGGTGCAGGAAAGTCGTATCTTCAACCCGCAGCAAGCGGCCAAGACTTACCGCATCAGCATGACCGACCTCACCGAGGCGGTGATCCTGCCGCTGCTGTTCCAGCGCCTGCGCCGCCTGGCGCCCACCGTGGTGATTGAAAGCTTTCTGTCCAAACGCCGTGAGACCACCAAGGAACTGGCGGCCGGGCGCCTGGATTTTGCCGTGGACGCGCCGCTCAACACCGACCCGCAGGTGCGTCACGTCAAGCTGATGGAAGACCGCTACGTGTGCGCCATGCGCAAGGGCCACCCGATGGCGGCCAAGGACAAGCTGAGCCTGGATGATTATCTGTCGCTGACCCATATCCACATCTCCAGCCGCCGCAACGGCCTGGGCCACGTCGACCTGGCCCTGGGCAAGATGGGCATCCAGCGCAAGATCGCCCTGCGTTCCCAGCATTACCTGATGGCTTCGCAAGTGCTGCAGCAAACCGACATGGTCATGACCGTGCCCGAACGCTTCGCCCGCCGCCACGAACTGCACTGGTTCGTGCTGCCGGTGAACGATGTGCCACCGGTGGAAACCCACCTGTACTGGCATGAAAGCACCGACCAGGACCCGGCCAACCGCTGGATGCGTGAGCAGATGATCGAACTGTGCCAGCAGGTCACGGCCCATGAGAAGAAGCTGGACGGCAAACAAGCCTGA